The region CGGCATATTCCCAGTTTAAAGAGAAATCTCATCTCTTTATCTACTCTTGATCGCAAAGGGTACAGATATTCCGGTGGAGACGGAATTTTGAAGGTAACAAAAGGCTCTCTTGTTGTGATGAAAGCTGACATTAAAACTGCCGATTTGTACCATCTACGAGGTACTACGATAGTAGGTAATGTTGCTGCAGTCACCGATTCATTATCGAATTCCGATCTTTGGCATATGCGTCTTGGGCATATGAGTGAAATTGGTTTGGCAGAATTGAGCAAGAGAGGATTACTAGATGGACAAAACATcggaaagttgaaattttgtgagcaTTGTATCTTTGGCAAACACAAGAGGGTGAAGTTTACCACATCTACACATACTACTGAAGGTATTCTTGATTATGTGCATTCTGACTTATGGGGTCCTGCTCGTAAGAGGTCATTTGGAGGTGCTTGTTATACGATGACTATCGTTGATGATTATTCGAGAAAAGTTTGGCCCTATTTTCTAAAGCACAAATTTGAAGCCTTTTTGGTATTTAAGGAGTGGAAGACTATGGTCGAAAGACAGACTGAAAGCAAGGTGAAAGTCCTTCGTACTGATAATGGGATGGAGTTCTGTTCTAggcaatttaaatcatattgtaGGTTAGAAGGCATTGTGCGCCACTACACCGTTTCTCATACACCTCAACAGAACGGCATAGTTGAGCGTATGAACAGGACAATTATTTCAAAGGCCCGTTGTATGCTGTCAAATGCAGGTTTACCTAGACGTTTTTGGGCGGAAGCTGCTTCCACTGCTTGTTATCTTATTAATCGCTCACCCAGTTATGCCATCGATAAGAAGACTCCAATTGAGATGTGGTCTAGTTCCCCAGCTAATTATTCAGACCTGAAAGTATTTTGTTGTACTGCTTATGCTCACGTTGACAACGGTAAATTGGAGCCTAGAGCTATTAAGTGCATATTTCTTGGTTATCCTTCTGGTGTGAAAGCCTACAAGTTATGGTGTCCTGAAACTCAAAAGGTTGTGATTAGTAGAAATGTCATCTTCAATGAAACAGTTATGTTGAATGATAAATCTTCTACTAATGTTCTTGTTGAGAGTCAGCAGAAAGCAAGCGTGCAGGTGGAGCGCTTGATTAGTTCAGGACATGTAccagaaaaagagaatattgctAGTAACCAAGATGCACCGGTTATTGAAGAGTCAGACTCTTCTGTTGTTGAGCAGTCACCAAAATACTCTATTGCACAAGGCAGAGCTAGGCGAAATATTAAAGCCCCTCAAAGATTGATCGAAGAAGCGAACATAGTTGCTTATGCTATGAGTGTGGCGCAAGAAATCGAAGGTAATGCAGAACCTTCTTCATATTCTGAGGCTATTGTTTCTACCGATAGCAATAGATGGATAGCTGCCATGCATGATGAGATGGAGTCACTTGAAAAGAATTATACTTGGAAATTGGTGGAATtgccaaaggagaagaaacctaTCCGTTGCAAGtggattttcaaaagaaaggaaggtatATCTCCAACTGATGAGGCAAGATATAAAGCAAGGTTAGTTGCTAAAGGATATAGCCAGATTCCAGGTATTGATTTCAATGATGTGTTTTCCCCAGTTGTGAAGCATAGTTCAATTCGCACTTTACTTGGTATCGTTGCAATACATGATTATGAACTAGAGCAATTAGATGTGAAAACTGCATTTTTACATGGGGAGTTAGAAGAAGACATCTATATGGAGcaaccggaaggttttgttgttccTGGTAAAGAAAACCTTGTCTGTAGGTTGGATAAGTCCCTTTACGGGTTGAAACAATCACCTCGGCAATGGTACAAGAGATTTGACTCTTTCATGCTTTCTCAGAATTTCAAAAGATCACAATTTGATAGTTGTGTTTATCTTAAAGAGGTTAATGGTTCAATTATATATCTGcttctttatgttgatgatatgttgattGCTGCAAAAGACAAATCAGAGATAGCAAAATTGAAGGCACAACTGAGTAGTGAGTTTGAGATGAAGGATTTAGGTGCAGCAAAGAAAATCCTCGGTATGGAAATTACCAGAGAAAGACGGTCTGGCAAGTTGTATCTTagccagaaaggttatattgaaaaggtccttcgtcgcttcaatatgcatgatgcaaaaCCAGTAAGCACTCCTTTAGCTGCACATTTCAGATTATCTTCAGATTTTTGTCCACAATCAGAAGTTGATATTGAGTACATGTCTGGAGTTCCATATTCAAGTGCAGTTGGTTCACTTATGTATGCCATGGTATGTTCGCGTCCTGACTTATCACATGCATTGAGTGTTGTCAGTAGATACATGACTAATCCTGGCAAAGAGCATTGGAAAGCAGTTCAATGGATTTTCAGATATCTGCGTGGTACTTCTAATGCTCGTTTGCAGTTTGGAAAGTCTAGAGATGGACTTGTTGGTTATGTGGATTCAGATTTTGCTGGAGATTTGGATAGGAGAAGATCGCTTACAGGTTATGTTTTCACTATTGGAGGCTATGCTGTTAGTTGGAAGGCAAGTTTGCAAGCAACTGTTGCCTTATCTACTACTGAAGCAGAGTACATGGCTATTTCTGAAGCTTGCAAAGAAGCTATTTGGCTCAGAGGCTTGTATACTGAGCTTTGTGGAATTACGtcttgcataaatatattttgtgacagtCAAAGTATAATTTGCCTTACAAAGGATCAGATGTTTCATGAGagaactaagcacattgatgtCAGATATCACTTTATTCGAGGTGTTATTGCTGATGGTGATGTTAAGGTATGCAAGATAAGTACTCATGATAATCCAGCTGACATGATGACAAAGTCAGTTTCTACCACTAAGTTTGAGCTTTGCTCAAGCTTGGTTGGTGTTACGGTATAGTCCAAGAGACTATTTGGCGCGCAATCAATTTGACCTGTGAGGTGTatattggtgattgatgattttAATGCTACAAGaggaaattcgtctcaaggtggagattgttaaatatgtgatccgaattatAACGGGAATTATattcggattagtttcctattAGGTTTTTCtcagttgtttcctactaggagtcgaattagtttcctaataggattctttcgcctaatcctactaggactcttagattttccccttatatatactcttgtagtctgcacgggaagagcagagttctcattgtttctcctgcattgtaatcatatcctcatagtgattattgccggttggcgcccgtggtttttcccgcaagggttttccacgttaaattcgtgtctTGTTTGTGCATTTGTTTCtaacaaattttgatatatacgtGTATTTTGTATATGAAAGAACCAAGTTCTATAATAAGATGTTTTGTATTAGCAATAATTTTGAAGATGACacgtgagaaaaaaaaatgatgtataCCTGAGGCAATGACTGCCTAGGTTCATCCTCTCGAGGATAAAATAACACCCTATACCTGCTTAATTACAGATTGGTTAGCTAAAACCTTAGAAAATGTATGCATTGAGTACAATGCTTGAATTTGTAGCCCGTGATCCCCGAGGAATCCCTAGATCACCTTATATACTGTGTGTAAGGTTAATAGACATATAGATAACTGAGTACAACTAAACATCTGCCATATCCAAATCAACCATGCCCGATTAATTATGGAAACTCGGACATAGAAAACATAAGCCCTATCATATACTCAAGATACTATACTGTTgctacttttatattttttttcttatttatcgaaacatttttttatacgaaTACATATAAGTACACGTGTAGGGTGGTCTCCCATAAATACTTTCCACTGCCTTCTTAATAATCTCAAAATTACTTGATTGAGAGAATACATAATACTGTTACCTGGCTAAGAAGCCTGGGCTTGTCGATGCATCCAAAAACAATCGTGGAGATGCACTGTGCTGCAGAAAttaactagtatatataaatacatatctaTAGCCTAGCAAATAAAATactttaccatccttaaataCTAATTTCACTTAAGGAGTCAGGATTCTCTGCAGTCAGTACTGcaggctgacatgtgggccagtACTGTAGAGGATCCCGTTCGTCACTTGAGTGTcacttctaaaattataaagcacTACACAAATATGTTGTACCATAGAACAGGATCCTCttataaggccttgtttagtttaaaaattttttctaacaacatcacatcaaatttttggacacctaaataaaagcattaaatatagatgaaccaaaaaactaaaacgaaagaaatcttgagacgaatcttttgagcctaaatagtccatgattagccataagtgctacagtaaccaacatgtgctaatgacggattaattaggcttaaaagattcatgtTTGAAAACCcgtttcgacatccggtcaaacatttgacgtgacactttttccaaaaattttatcaatctaaacaccacctaagcaGGAACAGCGTCCGTACGTCGTACTACCTGAAGCgagaggagaaggagaggtgAAAGGTCTTGAGGAAGCGGGCGTGGATTTGGgggtggccatggccatgggaCTGGGAgcagtcggcgacggcgaggaggaggctgcggtGGATCATCACCTCCTCCGCCTTGCCGCACATGTCCGCCATGTACCTTGCCGGCAGCCGCCTAAAGTGGAGCCGGAGCTGCCGTTCCACTTCTAACGATAGCCCGGcccccgtcgtcgtctccaccaccctccgagccgccgccgcctcctccatctctctctctctctgttaaTTTCACCTAGCTTCCTTCATCCCATCCCAGTGAGCTAATGTATTATTAGTAGCTAATTAACCTTATACTAATGTTTAACTAATTAACttagccgccgcctccatcgaTCGATAGATCCGAGAGTGAGCTAGCTTGCTAGGAGAGTACGTAtactatactattatataCGTCTATCTGCCGCATGCATGCAGACAGATCccatcatattaatccatcgCAATCCAATGAACAACATACTTATTGAGCCACGACAGTACGAGTGATCATATCATTATTAATAGTCATATCGATGCATCCAAAGCTTAATTGCATCGTGTCTGAAGTTGTACGGTACTACCGGGAGCTTATGAGAAGCAACGGTTTGGTTTGGTAGTCAGTTTAcaagaatctagaaaaactcCGAAACACAACTTTTCGGCTTTTGATttttgagtttatttttcagaatcagAGTTATGGATCGTTTAGAACAACTTTTAATAGACGTAGCTTTTGAGAAAAACTGTAGTCGGAAGAAGCTTCTCAAACAGGTTCTACGTGTAGGAATAATAGCCGCCGCACGGACCTTTTTGGTTTATTAGCAGTTTTTACCCACACTAGTTCAAATTCTGTAAAAGCAATTCAATAGTTTCGGTACGCTAGAATTTTACTACCAgtatataaaacaaacaagCCAGTACTGATGACCCAGGCAATTATAAGCAACAAACAGGACATGATGAGTACAGAAGGAGGCGAGGCCCATACAGGCATACAGCCCGTTGGAATTAAGCCTCTAGCTTACTTTCGGCCCACCAATAATTTCTTCAGAGGAAATCGGCCCACCAAAATAATCATCACCGGATGGATGGCTTCAATTCAGCTCATCAACTCTCTCAACAAAACCAATATAATAATAGTACTACGGAGTACGAGTAGTATATAACTTTGGTTAGGTGGTGACAtatcttattttaattgtCATTATTTTTGTGGTTAGTTGGAGAGGGTAGACTTGCGAAGAATAGTAATGAGAACAGTAACACGCTCTGTATCTTCCTATTCGACCAAAAACGTGTTTACACCATAGTATAGTATATTATACCACAATAATGTTTTCATGTATGTATCTTGCCAAATCTCAATCTTGATaaatccatccatcctccCTTCCTGTTGCTGTCAGCATCTCTCAACTGCTTCACACTGTTCCTTCTCCTTCGCTCGCACCTCCACTGCAACGACCGCCACAAGTTGCAGCAATCTCTTCCTCTGTTGCTGTGCCTGTGCCCTTCTCCTTTGGCCGCAAAGCTTTCCAGATCGAAGGTTTCAGCCGACACCGCGAGAATTCCTGTGCTGCTTTTCCCAGCTTTTCCTTCTGGAAAGTTGGGCGCTTTCTGCAGGTTGATTTCCTTTACGGGGAAATCGATTGGTTTGCGCTGCAAAGGTTGGATCTTTGCCTGATTGAGGTTTCTCAATAAGTCGGGAGCTCGATTTGGAGAGGGTAAGATTTCTGTCTTTCTTTCTGGTTGCTTAATTCCATTCCTAGCGTCTCTCTTTCCTCTACCTTTTAGGAGGAAAATCTGATTGGTTCGTCTTCTCTTCTTGTGTTCAAATTTGGTTTTGCGCTTCGCTTATAGAAAATTAGGGAAACATTTATTGTTTATCCATTCATTTCTCAAGCTACAGATCGCTGTTCTGTAAAGTTCTTGTAGATCTTGTAATACTCCCTGCTGACTGTGGAGATATGCA is a window of Oryza brachyantha chromosome 8, ObraRS2, whole genome shotgun sequence DNA encoding:
- the LOC107304692 gene encoding serine/threonine-protein kinase STY8-like: MQLSFGCIDMTINNDMITQVERQLRLHFRRLPARYMADMCGKAEEVMIHRSLLLAVADCSQSHGHGHPQIHARFLKTFHLSFSSRFRSDTQVTNGILYTQCISTIVFGCIDKPRLLSQLSALVSEVGLNIREAHVYSTVDGFSLSVFLVDGWYKEEAGGLLKAIKEAIRSI